The following are encoded in a window of Heliangelus exortis chromosome 9, bHelExo1.hap1, whole genome shotgun sequence genomic DNA:
- the EIF4G1 gene encoding eukaryotic translation initiation factor 4 gamma 1 isoform X5 — protein MSGARTSSTPTPPQAGSSLEPQANGETPHVAVIVRPDDRPKPALVVSKPVSLEPSKSASPSPPPPLIPEVEPVVLSPVTLVPMEPPVDADTKAELGEAPPDPNKTFSAITTVPGAVDLPLVPAPDMDTVAVEEEEEVAIPLPEPTQQAPVCPEVPLVPIVPSMPAVPPVPAAPSPPPPPVIPQAPEAPAKPASPSPPPPREEPCPEPAAEANGVLEEVPEAVPEVPVCQPVPVPAPAPMPALDSPIAQPEELPLPNGVEGAGKVEPSEEQPESDISPISEPEEPAQPGTPASPPAEEEEEEESEGPGEATERSSSPAPAPSQTSEATAQVAMSVPKKKRRMKELNKKEAVGDLLDAFKESQISDSASETENKPPASPPAREAEDVAPPRPQEESEETWEEKEDKLAPEKGKAADQKYRYKEEQWKPLNPEEKKRYDREFLLGFQFIFASMQKPEGLPQITDVVLDKPCVPSQANKTPLRALDPIRFSGMNCSPDFTPSFANLGRPVMGNRGLPSGLGPRRSQQSQRKEPRKIIATVSLNEDVKLNKAEKAWKPSSKRASEEEDPENIKTQELLRRVRSILNKLTPQMFQQLMKQVMELSIDTEERLKGVIDLVFEKAISEPNFSVAYANMCRCLMGLKVPTTDKPTVTVNFRKLLLNRCQKEFEKDKDDDEIFEKRQKEMDDASAPEEKARMKDELEEARDKARRRSLGNIKFIGELFKLKMLTEAIMHDCVVKLLKNHDEESLECLCRLLTTIGKDLDFEKAKPRMDQYFNQMEKIIKEKKTSSRIRFMLQDVIDLRRSSWVPRRGDQGPKTIDQIHKEAEMEEHREHIKVQQLMSKDKRRGPPGPSSSGRGSLVADDGWNTVPISKGNRPIDTSRLTKITKPGSIDSNNQLFAPGGRLSWGKGSSGGSGAKPADSASDSGRPATSTLNRFSALQQSTPAESLESRRVVQRSSSSRDRSEKAGERGDRESRSEKSSDRLERPDRGERAERNRSALTKRSFSKETEDRSREREKQGGPEAVRKAASMTEERDRDRSREPIKQEPAPPAASTKPMLSEEELEKKSKAIIEEYLHINDMKEALQCVQELGSPSSLYIFVQNGIESTLERSTISREHMGVLLCQLVKAGTLSKEQYYKGLREILEIAEDMEIDIPHIWLYLAELITPILQEEGIPMEELFREITKPLVPIGKAPTLLVEVLGLLCKGMGQKTVGKLWRDGGLSWKEFLPEDQDVNKFVTEQKLEYTVGDSSDTPSRKELTSEELCKQMDKLLKENPNNQRIHDWIEANLSEEQVSSNTFIRALMTSVCHSAIVFENPYRVDALVIRNQAKLLQKYLRDEQKELQALYALQALVVKLDQPPNLLRMFFDALYDEDVIKEEAFYKWESSKDLAEQQGKGVALKSVTAFFTWLRDAEDESDNN, from the exons ATGTCAGGAGCAAGGACCTcatccacccccacccctccacaG GCTGGAAGCAGTTTGGAGCCCCAGGCCAACGGAGAGACCCCCCATGTAGCAGTTATTGTCCGGCCAG ATGACCGCCCAAAGCCTGCGCTGGTGGTGAGCAAGCCTGTCTCCCTGGAGCCCAGCAAGTCAGCGTCCCCGTCACCTCCCCCTCCACTCATTCCTGAGGTGGAGCCTGTGGTGCTCTCACCTGTGACGCTGGTGCCAATGGAGCCCCCCGTGGACGCGGACACTAAAGCGGAGCTGGGCGAGGCGCCGCCCGACCCCAACAAGACGTTTAGCGCCATCACTACAGTGCCAGGGGCTGTGGACCTGCCCCTTGTGCCCGCACCCGATATGGACACAGTGGCcgtggaggaggaggaggaggttgcCATTCCCCTCCCAGAGCCCACCCAACAGGCGCCTGTGTGCCCAGAGGTGCCACTGGTGCCCATTGTCCCCTCGATGCCAGCCGTGCCCCCAGTGCCGGCTGCACCGTCGCCGCCACCACCACCGGTCATACCACAGGCCCCTGAAGCACCCGCCAAACCcgcctcccccagccctccacCACCCCGGGAAGAGCCCTGCCCTGAGCCCGCCGCTGAGGCCAACGGGGTCTTAGAAGAGGTGCCTGAGGCGGTCCCTGAGGTGCCTGTGTGCCAGCCGGTGCCGGTGCCTGCACCAGCACCCATGCCTGCCCTGGACTCCCCCATCGCCCAGCCCGAAGAGCTGCCCCTGCCCAATGGGGTGGAGGGTGCTGGCAAAGTGGAGCCGAGCGAGGAGCAGCCTGAGTCAGACATCAGCCCTATCTCAGAGCCCGAGGAGCCGGCCCAGCCTGGCACCCCTGCATCTCctccagcagaggaagaggaggaggaggagagcgaaggccctggtgaggccacagagCGGAGCTCAagcccagcccctgccccttcGCAGACCTCGGAGGCGACTGCGCAAG TCGCCATGTCAGTGCCAAAGAAGAAGCGAAGGATGAAGGAGCTGAACAAGAAGGAGGCAGTAGGCGATTTGCTGGATGCCTTTAAAGAG TCTCAGATCAGTGACAGTGCCTCGGAGACAGAGAACAAGCCTCCTGCATCTCCACCTGCCCGTGAAGCAGAGGACGTAGCCCCACCCCGTCCACAGGAGGAGTCAGAGGAGAcgtgggaggagaaggaggacaAGCTGGccccagagaagggcaaagcTGCTGACCAGAAGTACCGCTACAAGGAAG AGCAATGGAAGCCACTGAACCCTGAGGAGAAAAAGCGATATGACCGGGAGTTTTTGCTGGGCTTCCAATTCATCTTTGCCAGCATGCAGAAACCAGAGGGACTGCCGCAGATCACGGATGTGGTGCTGGACAAG CCCTGTGTACCTTCGCAGGCCAACAAGACCCCACTGCGGGCGCTTGACCCTATCCGCTTCAGTGGCATGAACTGCAGCCCTGACTTCACCCCCTCCTTTGCCAACCTTGGCCGGCCAGTCATGGGCAACCGGGGACTG CCCTCGGGATTGGGTCCACGTcgctcccagcagagccagaggaagGAACCTCGCAAAATCATTGCCACTGTGTCCCTCAATGAGGACGTCAAGCTGAACAAGGCTGAGAAGGCCTGGAAACCCAGCAGCAAGCGTGCCTCTGAGGAGGAGGATCCTGAGAACATCAAGACGCAG GAACTGCTCCGCCGCGTTCGCAGCATCCTCAACAAACTGACGCCCCAGATGTTCCAGCAACTGATGAAGCAGGTGATGGAGTTGTCCATCGACACGGAGGAGCGGCTCAAGGGTGTCATCGACCTCGTCTTCGAGAAGGCCATCTCGGAGCCAAACTTCTCTGTTGCCTATGCTAACATGTGCCGTTGCCTTATGGGG ctcaaAGTGCCCACAACAGACAAGCCCACGGTGACTGTGAACTTCCGCAAGCTGCTGCTCAACCGCTGCCAGAAGGAGTTTGAGAAGGACAAGGATGATGACGAGATCTTTGAAAAGCGGCAGAAGGAGATGGATGATGCCAGTGCT cctgAGGAGAAGGCACGCATGAAGGATGAGCTGGAGGAGGCACGGGATAAGGCCCGCCGGCGATCCCTGGGCAATATCAAGTTCATTGGAGAGCTCTTTAAACTGAAGATGTTGACAGAGGCCATAATGCATGACTGTGTGGTAAAGTTGCTCAAAAATCATGATGAGGAGTCTCTTGAGTGCCTTTGCCGCCTGCTTACCACCATTGGCAAGGACTTGGACTTTGAGAAAGCCAAG CCCAGGATGGACCAGTACTTCAACCAGATGGAGAAAATCATCAAAGAGAAGAAGACATCATCCCGAATCCGTTTCATGCTGCAGGATGTGATAGACCTCAGGCGG agtAGCTGGGTGCCGCGACGAGGAGACCAGGGCCCCAAAACGATAGACCAGATCCACAAAGAAGCAGAGATGGAGGAGCATCGGGAGCACATCAAAGTGCAACAGCTCATGTCAAAGGACAAGAGGAGAGGACCCCCAGGGCCATCCTCCAGTG GGCGTGGGAGCCTGGTTGCAGACGATGGGTGGAACACAGTGCCCATCAGCAAGGGCAACCGGCCCATTGACACCAGCCGGCTAACAAAGATCACCAAG CCTGGATCCATCGACTCCAACAACCAGCTCTTTGCACCGGGTGGGCGGCTGAGCTGGGGCAAAGGCAGCAGTGGAGGGTCTGGCGCAAAGCCTGCAGATTCAG CATCTGATTCAGGGCGACCAGCCACAAGCACCTTGAACCGCTTCTCAGCGCTCCAGCAGTCGACCCCTGCTGAGAGCCTGGAGTCACGCCGTGTGGTGCAGAG gagcagctccagccgTGACAGGTCAGAGaaggctggggagagaggggacCGGGAGTCACGTTCAGAGAAGAGCAGCGACCGCCTGGAGCGTCCTGACCGGGGAGAGAGGGCAGAAAGAAACAGGTCTGCCCTCACCAAGAGAAGCTTCAGTAAAGAGACAGAGGACAGGAGCCGAGAACGGGAGAAGCAGGGTGGCCCCGAGGCTGTGCGCAAGGCTGCTAGCATGACGGAGGAACGGGACCGGGACCGGAGCAGAGAGCCCA TTAAGCAAGagccagcacctcctgcagctTCCACTAAGCCCATGTTGTCAGAagaagagctggagaagaaatcAAAGGCGATCATAGAGGAATACCTTCACATCAATGACATGAAG GAGGCCCTGCAGTGtgtgcaggagctgggcagcccCTCCTCGCTCTACATCTTTGTTCAGAATGGCATTGAGTCCACACTGGAGAGGAGCACCATCTCCCGCGAGCACATGGGTgtcctgctgtgccagctggTGAAGGCAGGCACGCTGTCCAAGGAGCAGTACTACAaagg GCTGCGGGAGATCCTGGAGATTGCCGAAGACATGGAGATTGACATCCCACACATCTGGCTGTACCTGGCCGAGCTCATCACCCCTATCCTGCAGGAGGAAGGTATCCCCATGGAGGAGCTATTCAG GGAGATAACAAAGCCCCTGGTGCCCATTGGGAAGGCCCCCACTCTGCTGGTTGAGGTGCTGGGCTTGCTGTGCAAGGGCATG GGCCAGAAGACTGTTGGCAAGCTGTGGCGGGATGGGGGCCTCAGCTGGAAGGAATTCCTGCCTGAGGACCAGGATGTCAATAAATTTGTCACAGAGCAG AAATTGGAATATACAGTGGGGGACAGTTCAGACACGCCGAGCCGCAAGGAGCTGACGTCAGAGGAGCTGTGCAAGCAAATGGACAAACTGCTGAAGGAGaacccaaacaaccaaagaATACACGACTGGATAGAG gcCAACCTGAGTGAGGAGCAGGTCTCATCCAACACATTTATCAGGGCCCTGATGACATCTGTGTGCCACTCGGCCATTGTCT TTGAAAACCCCTACCGTGTGGACGCCCTGGTGATCCGCAACCAAGccaagctgctgcagaaatacCTGCGGGATGAACAGAAGGAGCTCCAGGCACTCTACGCCTTGCAAGCCTTGGTGGTGAAGTTAGACCAACCTCCCA ACCTGCTGCGGATGTTCTTTGATGCCCTCTACGACGAGGATGTCATCAAGGAGGAGGCTTTCTACAAGTGGGAGTCCAGCAAAGacctggctgagcagcagggcAAAGGCGTGGCTCTCAAATCCGTGACGGCCTTTTTCACCTGGCTCCGGGACGCCGAGGACGAGTCGGACAACAACTGA